One genomic segment of Arachis duranensis cultivar V14167 chromosome 4, aradu.V14167.gnm2.J7QH, whole genome shotgun sequence includes these proteins:
- the LOC110280486 gene encoding uncharacterized protein LOC110280486 codes for MEDSINQEATADNNASVNNNMPADTPILNEAANPNSRSANDIFNGGGIHRMKKHLAKIIGDVKKCPKVPYDVEKQMESLLKDIQASKKKRKVSFGEEGGDEVEDAIDEAIAQEEQEQQRTSSQQGVGDDPKKKAKVIPPMFAPRTTPGAQPSIKSVMQNKEAIHEVDKRFARWLLDCKIPFNAVMSPYFQDMLDGVAGIGPGYKGPSYDKLRVHLLADLKRESQMLVDSYRSAWKETGCTLMADGWTDQRQRTLINFLVYCSKGLCFLKSVDASSMVKNASHLCTLFSEVIEWIGPNNIVHVVTDNAANYVAAGRLINRKYDNIYWSPCAAHCLNLILKDISSMAHISNLATRASKITVFVYNHTSIFDRKKELQQLVVDSIFTDHKLGRSATGRAVSAIILDAKFWDDCFTVCKLVSPLIYLLRVVDADDPPSLGYVYEGMLRAEDAIKEMFRQSKTAYQPYTDIINSRWDKHLKKDLHAAAYFLNPKFFFNENYKEAPDVMRGLLDLVTLYCKCNNLDSVQAMKEIHLYRDRKESFDRQEVIPAASELKPDEWWRLFGGSALCLQKIAVRILSQASASSGCEKNWSLFDQIYTKRRNRLEHDRLNDIVYVTYNLRLKSSQIDFWVTEEVVEKEPDLPSNVDDLLREIDADLYQSGGGSSGLYAASLSSADQDGNEGEDHPTEADLQQVLADFDN; via the exons ATGGAAGATAGTATTAATCAAGAAGCAACTGCTGATAACAATGCTTCTGTGAATAATAACATGCCTGCCGATACTCCTATTCTGAATGAGGCTGCTAATCCTAATTCCCGTAGTGCTAACGATA TTTTCAATGGAGGTGGAATTCATAGGATGAAGAAACATCTAGCAAAGATTATTGGAGACGTGAAAAAATGTCCTAAAGTTCCATATGATGTGGAAAAACAGATGGAAAGTTTGTTGAAAGATATTCAGgccagcaaaaagaaaagaaaagtaagtTTTGGTGAAGAGGGTGGTGATGAGGTAGAGGATGCAATTGATGAGGCAATAGCTCAAGAAGAACAGGAACAGCAACGTACCTCGAGTCAGCAAGGAGTTGGAGacgatccaaagaaaaaagccAAAGTCATTCCTCCTATGTTTGCACCAAGAACAACTCCAGGAGCTCAACCAAGTATTAAAAGTGTTATGCAAAACAAAGAGGCGATACACGAGGTTGATAAACGATTTGCTCGGTGGCTTTTGGATTGTAAAATTCCATTTAATGCTGTGATGTCGCCATATTTCCAAGATATGTTAGATGGTGTTGCTGGTATTGGACCTGGTTACAAGGGGCCTTCTTATGATAAGTtaagggttcatttgttggctGATCTTAAAAGAGAAAGTCAAATGCTAGTTGATAGTTATAGGAGTGCATGGAAGGAAACTGGATGTACCCTCATGGCTGATGGTTGGACAGATCAAAGACAAAGAACGTTAATCAATTTCTTGGTGTATTGTTCTAAAGGTTTGTGCTTTCTGAAATCAGTAGATGCTTCCAGTATGGTAAAAAATGCTTCACACTTGTGTACTTTGTTTTCTGAGGTGATTGAATGGATTGGCCCAAATAATATTGTGCATGTTGTGACTGACAATGCGGCCAATTATGTTGCTGCTGGTAGGCTTATCAATAGAAAATATGATAATATCTATTGGTCACCATGTGCTGCTCATTGccttaatcttattttaaaagatataagcAGCATGGCGCATATTTCTAACCTTGCAACTCGTGCTTCAAAGATCACAGTATTTGTGTACAATCATACG AGCATCTTTGACCGTAAAAAGGAGTTGCAACAATTGGTTGTAGATTCAATTTTCACTGATCACAAATTAGGAAGGAGTGCTACTGGTAGAGCTGTGAGTGCTATTATTCTGGATGCAAAATTTTGGGACGATTGCTTTACTGTATGTAAACTTGTGAGCCCTCTGATTTACTTACTGAGGGTTGTTGATGCTGATGACCCCCCATCTTTGGGGTATGTTTATGAAGGAATGCTAAGGGCAGAAGATGCAATTAAGGAGATGTTTAGGCAATCCAAGACTGCATATCAGCCGTACACAGATATTATCAACTCAAGATGGGACAAGCATTTGAAGAAAGATCTTCATGCGGCAGCTTACTTCTTGAATcctaaattcttttttaatgaaaattataaagaaGCACCTGATGTTATGCGAGGTTTGCTTGATCTTGTTACCTTGTATTGCAAGTGTAACAATTTGGATTCAGTTCAGGCAATGAAAGAAATACATTTATATAGAGATCGGAAGGAAAGTTTTGATAGACAAGAAGTTATTCCAGCTGCATCTGAACTTAAGCCTG ATGAATGGTGGAGGTTATTCGGAGGCTCTGCTCTATGTCTACAAAAGATAGCTGTTCGCATTCTTAGCCAAGCATCTGCTTCTTCTGGGTGTGAGAAAAATTGGAGCCTTTTTGACCAGATTTatacaaaaagaagaaatagattgGAGCATGATAGACTGAATGACATTGTTTATGTTACCTATAATTTGCGTCTTAAATCCAG TCAAATTGACTTCTGGGTGACTGAAGAGGTTGTAGAGAAAGAGCCTGATCTTCCTAGTAATGTGGATGACTTATTAC gtgaaattgatgctgatttATATCAAAGTGGCGGTGGTAGTAGTGGTCTTTATGCTGCATCTCTTTCTTCTGCTGATCAGGATGGGAATGAAGGTGAAGATCATCCCACCGAAGCAGATTTGCAACAAGTTCTTGCGgattttgataattga